A window from Enterobacter pseudoroggenkampii encodes these proteins:
- the uvrD gene encoding DNA helicase II, with protein MDVSYLLDSLNDKQRDAVAASRTNLLVLAGAGSGKTRVLVHRIAWLQSVENCSPYSIMAVTFTNKAAAEMRHRIAQLMGTSQGGMWVGTFHGLAHRLLRAHHMDANLPQDFQILDSEDQLRLLKRLIKAMNLDEKQWPPRQAMWYINGQKDEGLRPHHIQSFGNPVEQTWQNVYKAYQEACDRAGLVDFAELLLRAHELWLNKPHILQHYRERFTNILVDEFQDTNNIQYAWIRLLAGDTGKVMIVGDDDQSIYGWRGAQVENIQRFLNDFPGAETIRLEQNYRSTSNILSAANALIENNNGRLGKKLWTDGVDGEPISIYCAFNELDEARFVVNRIKTWQDNGGALEQCAILYRSNAQSRVLEEALLQVSMPYRIYGGMRFFERQEIKDALSYLRLIANRNDDAAFERVVNTPTRGIGDRTLDVVRQASRDRQLTLWQACRELLQEKALAGRAASALQRFLELIDALAQETADMPLHVQTDRVIKDSGLRTMYEQEKGEKGQTRIENLEELVTATRQFSYNEEDEDLMPLQAFLSHAALEAGEGQADTWQDAVQLMTLHSAKGLEFPQVFIVGMEEGMFPSQMSLDEGGRLEEERRLAYVGVTRAMQKLTLTYAETRRLYGKEVYHRPSRFIGELPEECVEEVRLRASISRPVSHQRMGSPIAETDTGYKLGQRVRHSKFGEGTIVNLEGSGEHSRLQVAFQGQGIKWLVAAYAKLETV; from the coding sequence ATGGACGTTTCTTACCTGCTCGACAGCCTTAATGACAAACAGCGTGACGCGGTTGCCGCCTCGCGCACCAACCTGCTGGTGCTGGCTGGGGCGGGCAGTGGTAAGACGCGCGTGCTGGTTCACCGTATCGCCTGGCTGCAGAGCGTGGAGAACTGCTCGCCGTACTCCATCATGGCGGTGACGTTCACCAACAAGGCGGCGGCGGAGATGCGCCACCGTATCGCCCAGCTGATGGGCACCAGCCAGGGCGGCATGTGGGTCGGTACCTTCCACGGCCTGGCGCACCGCCTGCTGCGTGCGCACCACATGGACGCCAACCTGCCGCAGGATTTTCAGATCCTCGACAGCGAAGACCAGCTCCGTCTGCTGAAGCGCCTGATCAAGGCGATGAACCTCGACGAGAAGCAGTGGCCGCCGCGTCAGGCGATGTGGTACATCAACGGTCAGAAAGACGAGGGGCTGCGCCCGCACCACATTCAGAGCTTCGGCAACCCGGTCGAGCAGACCTGGCAGAACGTCTACAAGGCCTATCAGGAAGCGTGCGATCGCGCCGGCCTGGTGGATTTTGCCGAGCTGCTGCTGCGCGCCCACGAGCTGTGGCTCAACAAGCCGCACATCCTGCAGCACTACCGTGAACGCTTCACCAATATCCTGGTGGATGAATTCCAGGATACCAACAACATCCAGTACGCGTGGATCCGCCTGCTGGCCGGTGATACCGGCAAGGTAATGATCGTGGGCGATGATGACCAGTCGATCTACGGCTGGCGCGGGGCGCAGGTGGAGAACATCCAGCGCTTCCTCAACGATTTTCCCGGCGCGGAAACTATCCGTCTGGAGCAGAACTACCGCTCAACCAGCAACATTCTGAGCGCGGCCAACGCCCTGATTGAGAACAACAACGGGCGTCTGGGTAAAAAGCTGTGGACCGACGGCGTCGACGGCGAACCGATTTCGATTTACTGCGCGTTTAACGAACTCGACGAAGCGCGCTTCGTGGTCAACCGCATCAAAACCTGGCAGGACAACGGCGGCGCGCTGGAGCAGTGCGCCATTCTTTACCGCAGCAACGCCCAGTCGCGCGTGCTGGAAGAGGCGCTGCTGCAGGTGAGCATGCCGTACCGGATTTACGGCGGCATGCGCTTCTTCGAACGTCAGGAAATCAAAGATGCGCTCTCGTATCTGCGTCTGATTGCCAACCGTAACGACGACGCGGCGTTTGAACGCGTGGTGAACACCCCAACCCGCGGGATTGGCGACCGTACGCTGGACGTGGTGCGTCAGGCCTCGCGCGACCGCCAGCTGACGCTGTGGCAGGCGTGCCGCGAGCTGCTGCAGGAAAAGGCCCTTGCCGGACGCGCGGCCAGCGCTCTACAGCGCTTCCTTGAGCTGATTGACGCCCTGGCGCAGGAAACCGCGGACATGCCGCTGCACGTGCAGACCGACCGGGTGATTAAAGACTCCGGCCTGCGCACCATGTACGAGCAGGAAAAAGGCGAGAAGGGCCAGACCCGAATTGAGAACTTAGAGGAACTGGTCACGGCAACGCGCCAGTTCAGCTACAACGAAGAAGACGAAGACCTGATGCCGCTGCAGGCGTTCCTCTCCCACGCCGCGCTGGAAGCGGGCGAAGGGCAGGCGGACACCTGGCAGGATGCGGTTCAGCTGATGACCCTGCACTCCGCCAAAGGTCTGGAGTTCCCGCAGGTGTTCATCGTCGGGATGGAAGAGGGGATGTTCCCGAGCCAGATGTCGCTGGATGAGGGCGGGCGTCTGGAAGAGGAGCGTCGTCTGGCCTACGTGGGTGTGACGCGCGCGATGCAAAAGCTGACGCTGACCTACGCCGAAACCCGCCGTCTGTACGGTAAAGAGGTCTACCACCGTCCGTCGCGCTTTATCGGTGAACTGCCGGAAGAGTGCGTGGAGGAGGTGCGTCTGCGGGCGAGCATCAGCCGTCCGGTCAGCCATCAGCGCATGGGCTCGCCGATTGCGGAAACCGATACCGGCTACAAGCTGGGCCAGCGCGTGCGCCATTCGAAGTTTGGCGAAGGTACCATTGTGAATCTGGAAGGCAGCGGCGAGCATAGCCGCCTGCAGGTGGCGTTCCAGGGGCAGGGGATCAAATGGCTGGTGGCGGCCTACGCCAAGCTGGAAACAGTCTAA
- a CDS encoding DUF484 domain-containing protein: protein MKQPGEELQETVTELDDRAVVDYLLRNPEFFIRNARVVEEMRVPHPVRGTVSLVEWHMARARNHINQLEENMTLLMEQASTNESLFYRLLHLQARLASAHSLDEFLSRFHRWARELGLAGATIRLFPDRWRIGAPSGFTHLALSRQAFEPLRIQRLGHEHHYLGPLNGPELLVVLPEAKAIGSVAMSLMGRDGDLGVMLFTSRDAHHYEQGQATHLLQEIALMLPELLERWIERV from the coding sequence ATGAAACAACCAGGGGAAGAACTGCAGGAAACAGTGACGGAACTGGACGACAGAGCTGTTGTTGATTATCTGCTGCGCAATCCTGAGTTTTTTATTCGCAATGCACGCGTTGTCGAAGAGATGCGCGTGCCGCATCCGGTTCGCGGGACCGTGTCGCTGGTGGAATGGCACATGGCGCGCGCGCGCAACCACATCAACCAGCTCGAAGAGAACATGACGCTGCTGATGGAGCAGGCCAGCACCAACGAAAGCCTGTTCTATCGTCTGCTGCATCTGCAGGCGCGTCTGGCGTCGGCGCACAGTCTTGACGAGTTCCTCAGCCGCTTCCACCGCTGGGCTCGGGAGCTGGGGCTAGCAGGCGCAACGATTCGCCTGTTCCCTGACCGCTGGCGCATTGGCGCGCCGTCGGGGTTTACCCATCTGGCACTGAGCCGTCAGGCGTTTGAACCGCTGCGCATTCAGCGTCTGGGCCATGAGCACCACTATCTGGGGCCGCTGAACGGGCCTGAGCTACTGGTGGTGTTGCCGGAAGCCAAAGCGATTGGCTCGGTGGCGATGTCGCTGATGGGGCGCGACGGCGACCTGGGGGTCATGTTATTTACCAGCCGCGATGCGCATCACTATGAGCAAGGGCAAGCCACCCACCTGCTGCAGGAGATCGCCCTGATGCTGCCCGAGCTGCTGGAGCGCTGGATTGAGCGCGTATGA
- the xerC gene encoding tyrosine recombinase XerC, which yields MTDGLLATDVSRFLRYLGVERHLSPITLLNYQRQLDAIMQIADEIGLKSWQQCDAATVRGFVVRSRKKNLSPASLALRLSALRSFFDWLVSQGGLKANPAKGIATPKAPRHLPKNIDVDDVNHLLDIDLNDPLAVRDRAMLEVMYGAGLRLSELVNLDLKHLDLESGEVWVMGKGSKERRLPIGRNAVSWIEHWLDLRGLFGSDEDALFLSKLGKRISARNVQKRFAEWGIKQGLNSHVHPHKLRHSFATHMLESSGDLRGVQELLGHANLSTTQIYTHLDFQHLASVYDAAHPRAKRGK from the coding sequence ATGACGGACGGACTGCTCGCTACTGACGTTTCGCGCTTTCTGCGCTATCTCGGCGTGGAACGCCATCTCAGCCCCATTACGCTGCTTAACTATCAGCGTCAGCTTGATGCCATCATGCAGATCGCCGACGAGATCGGCCTGAAAAGCTGGCAACAATGTGACGCTGCGACGGTACGCGGGTTCGTCGTGCGTAGCCGTAAAAAAAATCTCAGCCCGGCGAGCCTGGCGCTCAGGCTCTCAGCGCTGCGCAGTTTCTTCGACTGGCTGGTCAGCCAGGGCGGTTTAAAAGCCAACCCGGCAAAGGGCATCGCCACGCCGAAAGCCCCGCGCCATCTGCCCAAAAATATCGACGTCGACGACGTAAACCACCTGCTGGATATCGACCTTAACGATCCGCTTGCCGTACGCGACCGCGCGATGCTGGAGGTGATGTACGGCGCAGGCCTGCGTCTGTCTGAGCTCGTCAACCTTGACCTCAAGCATCTCGATCTGGAATCTGGTGAAGTGTGGGTGATGGGTAAGGGCAGCAAAGAGCGCCGCCTGCCGATTGGCCGCAACGCGGTCTCCTGGATTGAGCACTGGCTTGACCTGCGCGGGCTGTTTGGCTCCGACGAAGATGCGCTGTTCCTGTCGAAACTCGGCAAGCGGATCTCGGCGCGTAACGTGCAGAAGCGCTTTGCGGAGTGGGGCATTAAGCAGGGGCTGAACAGCCACGTGCATCCGCACAAGCTGCGCCACTCCTTTGCAACACATATGCTTGAGTCGAGCGGCGATCTGCGCGGCGTGCAGGAGCTCCTCGGGCACGCAAATCTGTCTACCACTCAAATCTATACTCACTTAGACTTCCAGCACCTTGCCTCGGTGTATGACGCGGCGCATCCACGCGCCAAACGGGGGAAATAA
- the yigB gene encoding 5-amino-6-(5-phospho-D-ribitylamino)uracil phosphatase YigB: protein MRFYRPLGQISALTFDLDDTLYDNREVILRTEQESLAFVQNYHPALKAIQNKDFQKLRQSLRETEPDIYHDVTEWRRRAVEQAMLNVGLSVQDAAIGAEAAMENFAKWRSRIDVPQETHDTLAKLAEKWPLVAITNGNAQPELFGLSDYFEFVLRAGPHGRAKPFSDMYHLAADKLKLPLGEILHVGDDLTTDVAGAIRCGMQACWIKPENADLMIASDSRLLPHVEISRLASLTTLI from the coding sequence ATGCGTTTTTACCGCCCACTCGGTCAGATCTCAGCCCTGACGTTTGACCTTGATGACACCCTTTATGACAACCGCGAGGTGATCCTGCGTACCGAGCAGGAGTCGCTGGCGTTCGTGCAGAACTACCATCCCGCGCTGAAGGCGATACAGAACAAGGATTTCCAGAAGCTGCGCCAGTCCCTGCGGGAGACCGAGCCGGATATTTACCACGACGTGACCGAATGGCGTCGTCGTGCGGTAGAGCAGGCGATGCTCAACGTGGGTCTGAGCGTGCAGGACGCGGCCATCGGTGCCGAAGCGGCCATGGAAAACTTCGCCAAATGGCGCAGCCGTATCGACGTGCCGCAGGAAACCCACGACACGCTGGCGAAGCTTGCAGAAAAGTGGCCGCTGGTGGCCATCACCAACGGCAATGCCCAGCCGGAGCTGTTTGGCCTGAGTGATTATTTTGAGTTCGTGCTGCGTGCGGGTCCTCACGGGCGCGCGAAGCCGTTCAGTGACATGTACCATCTGGCGGCAGATAAGCTTAAGCTGCCGCTGGGTGAGATCCTGCACGTGGGGGATGACCTGACCACAGACGTGGCTGGCGCTATCCGCTGCGGCATGCAGGCCTGCTGGATCAAGCCGGAAAACGCTGACCTGATGATCGCCTCCGATAGCCGTCTTCTGCCGCACGTGGAAATTTCGCGGTTGGCATCCCTCACGACGCTGATATAA